The following are encoded together in the Anopheles nili chromosome 3, idAnoNiliSN_F5_01, whole genome shotgun sequence genome:
- the LOC128724202 gene encoding J domain-containing protein CG6693, which produces MPSGTLDVCEKYYGTRNIYELFGVEKSASEQEIKKAYYRLSLQTHPDRVPDSDKKEATEKFKILSKLYSVLSNKDSRAIYDERGIVDDLDDTTTNWMARWQQFFKPITTEDIDNYKKQFIGSETERNDIKRAYVSGKGCKNYMMQTVPFMTCEDEPRIADIVQEMIDSKEVPEYAIFTKEPKAKRDRRHKKYAREAKLASEMKQHQEDLSALQQQIAVKRRSAFSSLIDSLESKYCNNDDENEELFELGTPPKTRKTTRKQEARSGRASKAKTEKRKSSK; this is translated from the exons ATGCCCTCGGGAACTCTCGATGTTTGTGAAAAGTACTATGGTACGAGAAACATATACGAGCTTTTTGGGGTCGAGAAAAGCGCATCAGAACAGGAGA TTAAGAAAGCCTACTATCGTTTATCACTGCAAACTCACCCTGATCGTGTGCCTGACagtgataaaaaagaagcaaccgaaaagtttaaaatacTGAGTAAGCTTTACAGTGTTCTCAGTAATAAAGATTCGCGGGCCATATACGACGAACGCGGGATTGTCGATGACCTTGACGATACGACCACCAACTGGATGGCCAGATGGCAGCAGTTTTTCAAGCCCATCACTACGGAGGATATTGACAATTATAAGAAGCAGTTTATAGGATCGGAAACGGAACGCAATGACATCAAAAGGGCGTACGTTAGTGGTAAGGGCTGCAAAAACTACATGATGCAGACAGTTCCGTTCATGACGTGCGAGGATGAGCCGCGAATTGCTGATATTGTGCAGGAAATGATTGATAGTAAGGAGGTTCCGGAATACGCGATCTTCACCAAGGAACCGAAGGCAAAGCGAGATCGTCGTCACAAGAAGTACGCACGTGAAGCAAAGCTGGCAAGCGAGATGAAGCAACATCAAGAAGATCTGTCTGCTCTCCAGCAGCAGATCGCAGTCAAGCGACGAAGTGCATTCAGCTCGCTCATAGATTCGTTGGAGAGCAAGTACTGCAACAacgatgatgaaaatgaagaactTTTTGAGCTTGGCACACCACCGAAAAccagaaaaacaacacgcaaacAAGAAGCGCGTTCCGGCCGAGCTTCTAAAGCGAAGACAGAAAAACGTAAATCATCCAAGTAA
- the LOC128723514 gene encoding uncharacterized protein LOC128723514, whose product MLSERNHPCYRHSQENMHDTGPIIKEAGYNTWYAQSRSLGKTVDNDGEIVDTSMDSLPPQQEAGMRATQKARRILGNFFHSWNKFWKPGEQAATCSKEKDDFPGKGIAPASPYIPIFETTKYGAGQLTIPLGYNSAMEDSFMTPEGVYLEDILHTERKLCKKRRKQSVKSNQHVSRAPTNCGKNRKDIDLYHPDLSSSMDDSYGYDYREAPYYDAIDIPSLHLSYLSSNFSPSSFGSIGSFHDALQDGFVSVDREGDLLTAAVPIPENQPIKPASIAASLNTPPGTTVNAIGDLGGLKCDTEPDASEFVMYTDFDVFTTPSASPARRRTSRGLCKAFNFVWHRQHSGDSQRDVDDDAEGRWGYSSGDFTDDDCDDGESLDGAGGCNEQEHSYSDDDESVIFCEEGDDEQDDSNSSSGFEDRKVRFNSKPIVHVMRTWDFAYRQARKGDWEVAARDSERFRKRIAELEPVLAPALQSALRDRIYAERFSDEENTRRI is encoded by the exons ATGCTGTCTGAACGCAATCATCCTTGCTACCGACATTCACAAGAGAACATGCACGACACTGGCCCTATCATTAAGGAAGCAGGATACAATACATGGTATGCACAGAGCCGTTCCCTGGGTAAAACTGTTGATAATGATGGCGAGATAGTTGACACCAGCATGGATAGTCTACCACCGCAACAAGAAGCAGGAATGCGCGCGACGCAGAAAGCCCGAAGAATTCtgggaaactttttccacTCTTGGAACAAATTCTGGAAGCCGGGCGAACAAGCCGCAACGtgttcgaaagaaaaagacgATTTTCCAGGCAAAGGAATAGCTCCTGCGTCTCCTTATATACCTATTTTTGAAACAACCAAGTACGGAGCAGGTCAGCTAACGATTCCGCTGGGGTACAACAGCGCAATGGAAGATAGCTTCATGACCCCGGAAGGAGTGTATCTGGAGGATATCTTACACACCGAGCGGAAACTGTGTAAGAAGCGACGTAAACAATCTGTCAAAAGTAATCAGCATGTATCCAGAGCACCTACAAATTGTGGTAAAAATCGTAAAGATATCGACCTTTACCATCCTGATTTAAGTTCCTCGATGGATGACAGTTATGGTTACGACTACCGGGAAGCACCGTATTACGATGCAATCGATATACCCTCGTTACACCTCAGTTACTTATCGTCAAACTTTAGTCCTTCGTCGTTCGGTAGTATTGGTAGCTTTCACGACGCTCTACAGGATGGGTTCGTGTCGGTGGATCGTGAAGGTGATCTTCTAACGGCCGCAGTACCCATCCCTGAAAATCAGCCAATTAAACCTGCCTCAATTGCCGCTTCTCTTAACACCCCTCCTGGCACAACTGTGAACGCGATCGGTGATCTAGGTGGTTTGAAATGTGATACCGAACCTGACGCCAGCGAGTTCGTGATGTACACGGATTTCGATGTGTTCACAACACCTTCCGCTAGTCCTGCCCGACGTCGTACTTCGCGGGGTTTGTGTAAAgcttttaatttcgtttgGCACCGCCAACATTCGGGCGATAGCCAACGCGATGTGGATGATGATGCGGAAGGTCGGTGGGGTTATAGCAGCGGAGATTTCACTGACGATGATTGTGATGATGGCGAGAGCCTTGACGGAGCCGGTGGATGCAACGAACAGGAGCACAGCTACAGCGACGATGACGAAAGCGTCATTTTCTGTGAGGAGGGTGATGATGAACAGGACGATTCAAATTCTTCCTCGGGCTTCGAGGACAGGAAG GTTCGATTCAATTCGAAACCGATAGTGCACGTCATGAGAACCTGGGACTTCGCCTACCGTCAAGCACGCAAGGGTGATTGGGAGGTGGCCGCCCGCGATAGCGAGCGCTTCCGAAAGCGAATCGCCGAATTAGAACCGGTGCTAGCACCAGCCCTACAGTCAGCGTTACGTGATAGAATTTATGCCGAACGATTTAGCGACGAGGAGAATACGAGAAGAATTTGA